In a single window of the Cervus elaphus chromosome 1, mCerEla1.1, whole genome shotgun sequence genome:
- the LOC122702824 gene encoding olfactory receptor 1044-like — translation MAQINCTQVKEFILVGLTDQEELKMPLFVLFLSIYLFTVAGNLGLILVIRTDSRLHTPMYFFLSNLAFVDFCYASVVTPKMLGNFLYKPNVISFNSGAAQLGCFLTFMVSECLLLTSMAYDRYVATCSPLLYVASMSRGVCTQLVAVPYSYGFLMALFHTIFTFRLAYCHSNTINHFYCDDVPLLRLAHSDTRSKQRWILACAGVTFISSVLIVFISYMFIISTILRMRSAEGRRKAFSTRSSHMFAVTIFYGTLIFMYLQPSSQHSLDTDKMASVFYTVIIPMLNPLIYSLRNKDVKNALKKVITNRNQAVCSQHLKHDLNK, via the coding sequence ATGGCACAGATCAACTGCACTCAGGTAAAGGAGTTTATTCTCGTGGGCCTCACGGATCAAGAGGAGTTGAAGATGCCCCTCTTTGTCCTGTTCTTATCCATCTACCTCTTCACAGTAGCAGGCAACCTGGGTCTGATCCTAGTCATCAGAACAGATTCAAGACTCCACACGCCAATGTACTTCTTCCTTAGTAACCTGGCCTTTGTTGATTTCTGTTATGCTTCTGTCGTTACACCCAAAATGCTTGGAAATTTCTTGTACAAGCCAAATGTTATTTCTTTCAACTCAGGTGCTGCCCAGCTAGGCTGTTTCCTCACCTTCATGGTATCCGAGTGCTTACTGCTGACTTCCATGGCCTACGATCGATACGTAGCCACTTGTAGCCCTCTCCTCTATGTGGCCTCAATGTCCCGAGGCGTCTGTACTCAGCTCGTAGCCGTCCCCTACAGCTACGGCTTTCTAATGGCGCTGTTTCATACCATCTTCACTTTTCGTCTCGCCTATTGCCACTCGAATACCATCAACCATTTCTACTGCGATGACGTGCCTCTGCTCAGACTCGCTCACTCAGATACACGTTCCAAACAGCGATGGATTTTGGCCTGTGCTGGTGTTACTTTCATCTCCTCTGTTCTGATTGTCTTCATCTCCTACATGTTTATTATTTCTACCATCCTGAGAATGCGCTCAGCTGAGGGAAGACGCAAAGCCTTCTCCACACGTAGCTCCCACATGTTTGCGGTCACCATATTCTATGGGACCCTCATCTTTATGTACTTACAACCAAGTTCTCAGCATTCTCTTGACACAGATAAGATGGCCTCTGTCTTCTATACAGTGATCATTCCCATGTTGAACCCTTTAATTTACAGCCTCAGAAATAAGGATGTAAAAAATGCCCTGAAAAAAGTCATCACCAATAGAAACCAGGCTGTGTGTTCACAACATCTAAAACAtgatttgaataaataa